Proteins from one Mesorhizobium sp. AR10 genomic window:
- a CDS encoding LLM class flavin-dependent oxidoreductase has translation MEFATFILAAQRGYHQSSDSVIRNSIEQAVLSEQAGFNTAWFAEHHFNNYSLVPSPLMMVAHCAGLTTTIRLGTAVCVLPLYHPQRLLSEIGFADVVANGRLELGVGVGYQQFEFERFGVNIDEAPAIFSEYLDILLKGLNQNIFEHDGRYEKIPPTAISVPTVQKPTPPIWIAGGPPRMSRAYREGHNFFVTAFHNGLETLSTLRESIEEAAASEGKNVTDAKISLLRCCYASDDQAEINSYLDNARFQRRLSEALHQRRQQSLDGYLLQETPTQQDLSLETMRENLPIGSVNRVIDRLLEEMDILKPDQIAIQTQLGDFDQKTMLRQIELWGDKIIPAVNKSLPQARV, from the coding sequence ATGGAATTCGCAACCTTCATCCTGGCCGCCCAGCGCGGCTATCATCAATCTTCCGACAGCGTCATCCGCAACTCAATCGAACAAGCCGTTCTTTCGGAGCAGGCTGGCTTCAACACCGCTTGGTTCGCCGAGCACCACTTCAACAATTACAGCCTTGTTCCGTCGCCCTTGATGATGGTAGCGCACTGCGCCGGCCTGACAACCACCATTCGCCTCGGCACTGCCGTCTGCGTGTTGCCGCTCTATCACCCGCAGCGACTGCTTTCCGAGATCGGCTTCGCCGACGTCGTGGCGAACGGCCGTCTCGAGCTCGGAGTCGGCGTGGGATACCAGCAATTCGAGTTCGAACGCTTCGGCGTCAACATCGATGAGGCGCCGGCCATCTTTTCGGAATATCTGGACATCCTTCTGAAGGGCCTCAACCAAAATATCTTCGAGCACGATGGCCGGTATGAGAAGATACCCCCGACGGCGATTTCGGTGCCCACCGTCCAGAAGCCGACCCCGCCGATCTGGATCGCCGGCGGTCCCCCGCGCATGAGCCGGGCCTATCGCGAGGGACACAATTTCTTTGTCACAGCATTCCACAACGGCTTAGAGACTTTGAGCACGCTGCGCGAATCGATCGAGGAGGCGGCGGCTTCCGAAGGTAAGAATGTCACGGACGCCAAGATATCGCTGCTGCGTTGCTGCTATGCCAGCGACGACCAGGCAGAGATAAACAGCTATCTCGACAATGCCCGCTTCCAGCGCCGGCTGTCTGAGGCACTGCATCAGCGCCGCCAGCAGAGCCTGGACGGCTATTTGCTGCAGGAAACGCCGACGCAGCAGGATCTGTCATTGGAGACTATGCGCGAGAACCTGCCGATCGGCAGCGTGAATCGCGTGATTGATCGCCTACTGGAAGAGATGGATATCCTGAAACCGGACCAGATCGCAATTCAGACCCAATTGGGGGATTTCGACCAAAAGACAATGCTGCGCCAGATCGAGCTCTGGGGAGACAAGATCATCCCGGCGGTCAACAAGTCCCTCCCTCAGGCGAGGGTTTGA
- a CDS encoding nitrogen fixation protein NifQ yields the protein MFAHHYGWLCARQWPRIELKRGFDQHVLACVLSCALEEVEAGEATATESTGLSRAELRDVLTHSFRATAMNAFALDELCDPKPEMEEELLHSLLLAHARPGDPASAWFAKIVARRAMRNNHLWQDLGLLNRAELSRLLSTHFPTLAAGNTQNMKWKKYFYRKLCEAEGFSLCTAPTCRECNDFESCFGPEQGESRLAHIKNGIALD from the coding sequence ATGTTCGCTCATCACTATGGTTGGCTCTGCGCCCGCCAATGGCCGCGGATCGAGTTGAAGAGGGGGTTCGATCAGCATGTGCTTGCCTGTGTGCTTTCGTGTGCGCTCGAGGAGGTCGAGGCCGGCGAGGCGACGGCGACGGAGTCGACTGGCCTTTCGCGCGCAGAGCTGCGCGACGTGCTGACCCACAGTTTCCGCGCTACCGCGATGAACGCCTTCGCCTTGGACGAGCTATGCGACCCCAAGCCGGAAATGGAAGAAGAACTTCTGCACAGCCTGCTGCTGGCGCATGCCCGGCCGGGCGACCCGGCGAGCGCCTGGTTCGCTAAGATCGTCGCCCGGCGTGCCATGCGCAACAACCATCTCTGGCAGGATCTTGGCCTTCTCAATCGGGCCGAGCTCAGCCGCCTGCTTTCCACGCATTTTCCGACCTTGGCAGCCGGCAACACCCAAAACATGAAATGGAAGAAGTACTTCTACCGCAAACTCTGCGAGGCCGAAGGTTTTTCGCTATGCACCGCGCCCACTTGCCGGGAATGCAATGATTTCGAAAGCTGCTTCGGCCCCGAGCAAGGCGAAAGCCGCCTCGCACACATCAAGAACGGGATCGCTTTGGATTAA